The nucleotide window ACCTACTTTCTTTGCTCCGCCAAAGAAAGTAGGCAAAGAAAGGCGGCCCCACTGGCCGTGTCCCTCCGCTTCGCTGCGGGCAACCTGCGATGCTCGGGTGTGGGGCGGCGCTGCCGAACTCGCTTCGCGCTGCGCGCTCCGCTCAGACAGCGGCAGCGAGTCAGAGCACGAAGCGCATGCTTCGCTGCACCCGCCCCACGCCCTGCGCTTCTCGGCACGGCCAGAAGGGGGTTAAAGCCCATACGGGCCATCGCTGCGCTCGGCCTCGGGATTGCGGATGGCCATCGCTTCATTCGCCATGGGGTATTGCCCCTTCCCCGCTGGGGAAGGCAGGGATGGGGGCTGCCCCGTTCGCCCACCGCATGCGGTCGGCCCTCACCCCAACCCTCCCCAGCGGGGAGGGAGGAAAACCCGGGGCCGAGCGCAGCGATGGCCTGTGTGCGGTGCTCCGATTCCCTCTGCCCGTGCCGAGAAGCGCAGGGCGTGTGGCGGGCCGGCAGCGCAGCATGCCGGCTTCGTGCACTGACTCGCCGCCGGGCGCACATCCCGGCCAGCCGCGCACCCAACACCCCACCCACAACTGCAAAAACCATAGCTGCCAGCGCACGCCAGACCAGCGCCAAAGCCACCTTCAGCTTATGAACCCGCAAGCAGCCAGCGACTGCCCGCTCACGGCGCCAACCGCTCCCGCACCCACCCCTCACCCTCGCGCCGATACCGCAGCCGATCATGCAGCCGGCTCTTGCGCCCCTGCCAGAATTCCCAGCGATCAGCCTTCAAACGGTAGCCGCCCCAGTGCGGCGGGCGCGGTGGCTGAAGCAGGTACTTGGCGCCCACCTTGGCCGCCTCGGCCACCAGCCACGCACGGCCGGGAATGACCTGGCTTTGCGGACTGGCCCAGGCGCCGACGCGGCTGTCGAGCGGGCGGCTGGCGAAGTAGGCGTCGCTTTCGGCGTCGTCCACCTTCTCGACCACACCTTCGATGCGCACCACCCGCTCCAGCTCGACCCAGTGAAACTGCAGCGCGGCGAACGGGTTGCCCGCCAGCTCCAGCCCCTTGCGGCCCTGGTAGTTGGTGTACCAGACGATGCCGCGCGCGTCGAAATCCTTGATGAGCACGATGCGCGTGCTGGGCCGCAGATCGCTGCCCACGGTCGCCAGGGTCATGGCGTTGGGCTCGGGCACTTCGGACTTTCGTGCTTCGTCAAACCACTGGGCGAACTGCGCCAGCGGGTCGGCGTGGCTGGCGTCCTCGGACAGTTCGGCGCGTTCGTAGCTTTTGCGCAGGTGGGCGATGTCTGGGGTCATGGTGCGGTGTGAAAAAATCAGGCGTCGGGGTGGTCCGCCAGCGCCAGCAGGGCGCCAAGGCGGCGGTCGTGGATGCCGTGCGCGCGCAGCGTGTCCAGTGTCTGGCGCGCGTAGTCCAGCGTGCTGCCGTAGCGGCCGCGGGCGTGGCGGAAGATGTGGCGGTATTGCTCGGGCGCCAGCACGCCTGCGTGCGACGGGCTGCGGCGCGCCAGCGTGAAGGCCAACGCCCGCACCGTGCCGTGCGGCGTGGCGCAGGGCAGCCAGCGTGCGTCGTACACGCCGCTGGGCTGCTCGCGCGCCCACAGGGTGTCCAGCACGCCGTCGGCCTGTGCATGTGGCACGCGATACACCACGCCTTGGCAGCTGCCGCCCGGCAGCAGGGCGAACACCAGGCCGGGCACCTCGGGCGTGCCGCGGTTGACGCGGCTCCACATGGCCAGCGCGCGGTGCCAGCCGTGGATGCGCGTGGTGTGGCGTTCGGTGAAATCGAAATCCGGCCGCCAGATCAGCGAGGCGTAGCCGAAGATCCAAAGATCGGGCGGCGTGCCCGCATGCCGGTGCCAGCGCGCGCGCGCCTGGGCCAGCAGCCGCTCGGGATCGCGCCCGGGCGGGCGCAGGTGCTGGTAGGGCGCAAAGGCGTCAGCGGGGCGCATGGCCGGACTTTATACAATTGACCGATTCAATTGGAGCGAAACTCATGAGTGACGAGCGAGAGAACGAGGAACGCGGCGTGGTCTGGGCCGTGCTGATCGGCGTGGTGCTGCTGGCGGTGAGCCTGGCCATTGGCATGGGGCTGTACCGGACCGGCAAGGGGGCCGCGCCCTCTGCTGGCGCGCCAGCCGCTGCCGCGCCGCCAGCCAGCGGCGTGGGCTTGTCGCCTGGCGTGGCCAGCGCGGGTGCAGGCGCGGCGGTGGCCGATGGCCCCAGCATCAAGATCGAGGGCAATGTGGTCAAGTTCTACTTCGCCAGCGGCAAGGACGAGTTGGCGCGCGGCGCCGCCGAGGCCCTGGGCGATGTGGTGCGCGGCGTGGCGGCAGGCAAGAAGGCGGTCATCAGCGGCTACCACGACGTCACCGGCGATCCGGCCAAGAACGAGGAGCTGGCCAAGCAGCGCGCCCTGCGCGTGCGCGACGCGCTGACGGCGCTGGGCATTGGCGAGGACAAGCTCGATCTGCGCAAGCCCGCGGTGACCACCGCCGACGGCAGCAACGCCGAGGCGCGGCGCGTCGAGGTGACGCTGGAGTAAGCGCGCCCGGAGCGTGCCTCAAAAAAACCGGCCTCGGCCGGTTTTTTGATGCCTGCGGCGCGTGGCGATCGCTATATTATTTATAGCTTTTAGCGCCTTCTGTATAAGCGCTAGCGGCCGATTTGATTCAAAGTCGTCAATCGCCCGCCAGGCGCCCGGCCGCCACGCCGCGCAGAAAACCCAGGATGCCGGCGTGCACGCCCAGCGGCGCCAGCAGCGTGGCCAGCAGCATCAAGTCGCGCGCGGCGCCGATGCTGGTTTGCAGCTCGGTGGCCTGGTCTTGCCAGCGGCGCGTGCGCTCGCGCGGCAGCACGGCGCGCAGGGCTTCGAGCACGTAGCGCGTGCGCTTGGCCAGCAGCCGCACGTTGTGCTGGTGTTCAATGCCTTCCTCGGTTTGAAGGTCGGCGTCCTGCATTTCCTTGACTTCGGTGGCCAGGCGCTGGTGCAGGCGCTTGGTGCGCGCGGCGGCCCAGCCATCGATGTTCTGCGCGGCCAGCTCGGCCGTCCAGGCGGCTTGGGGCAGCGCGTGCAGCCAGCGCTCCAGTTGCAGCAGCGCCTGGCCGGTGGCGGGGCTTTGCAGCGCGCCCAGCAGGCGGGTGCGGCGCAGGCCGCGTTCGGCCTGCACGGCGGCTTCCATGGTTTGCCAATCGGTGGCGCGCTCGGGGTCGCCAGCGATGTAGGCGTCGGCCCATTGGGGCAGGCTTTCGAGCCCGGCGACGTCAAAGTCGCGCACGGCGCCCAGCGCATTGAGCAGCGGACGCAGCGGCGCGGTGTCGGGCGGGCGGTATTCGGCCAGCAGGGGCTTGAACAGCCACAGCGCGCTGCGCCAGCGGCGCCACCCCACGCGCGCCTGGTGCACCAGCTCGGGGTTGTCGAAGTGCAGGATGCCGCCCAGGTTCTCGACAAACTGGCCCAGCATCTCGCCCAGCACGGCTTGGGCGGCGTGCAGCACGGGCAGCTCGGCCGCCAGGTCGAGCTTGCGCGCGCGGCGCGGCGCCCGGGCAGTGCCGTCGAGCAGGCGCCAGCCGCGCTCGGCCTTGCTGACGGGCGAGGGCAGCACGGGCAACCGCGCGGCGATGTGATCAGCCAGCTCGAACAGGGCGTCGGGCCGGCCCTTGAGCAGCTCCAGCTCCAGTTCGTACAGCGCTGTGTGTTCGCCGCCGGCGCGCACGCCGCCCAAGTCCAGTGCCACCTCGATCAGGCTGCCGTCTTCGGCGGTGAACAAGCGCAACGTGCGCACTGTCTCGGTTTCGAAACACGGCGCGAGCTGGGCGAACAGCTGGCCGTCGGTGTCGATGCCCGGCCAGGGCGTGCCTTGCAGGGCGATGGGATCGAGCTGGCCGCTGCGCACCGTGGCTTCCCACTCGCCGCGCTGGCTCAAGGCGCCATCGGTGCCGCCGGCCGTTTTGAAGGTTTGGATCCAGCGCGCGCGGCC belongs to Ottowia testudinis and includes:
- a CDS encoding gamma-glutamylcyclotransferase encodes the protein MRPADAFAPYQHLRPPGRDPERLLAQARARWHRHAGTPPDLWIFGYASLIWRPDFDFTERHTTRIHGWHRALAMWSRVNRGTPEVPGLVFALLPGGSCQGVVYRVPHAQADGVLDTLWAREQPSGVYDARWLPCATPHGTVRALAFTLARRSPSHAGVLAPEQYRHIFRHARGRYGSTLDYARQTLDTLRAHGIHDRRLGALLALADHPDA
- the pdxH gene encoding pyridoxamine 5'-phosphate oxidase, with the protein product MTPDIAHLRKSYERAELSEDASHADPLAQFAQWFDEARKSEVPEPNAMTLATVGSDLRPSTRIVLIKDFDARGIVWYTNYQGRKGLELAGNPFAALQFHWVELERVVRIEGVVEKVDDAESDAYFASRPLDSRVGAWASPQSQVIPGRAWLVAEAAKVGAKYLLQPPRPPHWGGYRLKADRWEFWQGRKSRLHDRLRYRREGEGWVRERLAP
- a CDS encoding CYTH and CHAD domain-containing protein, with amino-acid sequence MSSAEIELKLALPGVDPKTIAAQLTALPALAGLAPTEQRLKNIYFDTPDQHLRRAQAVLRLRSLRQAGGRARWIQTFKTAGGTDGALSQRGEWEATVRSGQLDPIALQGTPWPGIDTDGQLFAQLAPCFETETVRTLRLFTAEDGSLIEVALDLGGVRAGGEHTALYELELELLKGRPDALFELADHIAARLPVLPSPVSKAERGWRLLDGTARAPRRARKLDLAAELPVLHAAQAVLGEMLGQFVENLGGILHFDNPELVHQARVGWRRWRSALWLFKPLLAEYRPPDTAPLRPLLNALGAVRDFDVAGLESLPQWADAYIAGDPERATDWQTMEAAVQAERGLRRTRLLGALQSPATGQALLQLERWLHALPQAAWTAELAAQNIDGWAAARTKRLHQRLATEVKEMQDADLQTEEGIEHQHNVRLLAKRTRYVLEALRAVLPRERTRRWQDQATELQTSIGAARDLMLLATLLAPLGVHAGILGFLRGVAAGRLAGD
- a CDS encoding OmpA family protein gives rise to the protein MSDERENEERGVVWAVLIGVVLLAVSLAIGMGLYRTGKGAAPSAGAPAAAAPPASGVGLSPGVASAGAGAAVADGPSIKIEGNVVKFYFASGKDELARGAAEALGDVVRGVAAGKKAVISGYHDVTGDPAKNEELAKQRALRVRDALTALGIGEDKLDLRKPAVTTADGSNAEARRVEVTLE